In Bacteriovorax sp. Seq25_V, a single genomic region encodes these proteins:
- a CDS encoding mandelate racemase encodes MKILIEEGSTRTHYFKNQIPWKGQLYTETYSKELDFFFIDNTNQYQILGEVNQLPLFWKDQKQSLPTELELRNLACFDLTKPYFNLIDDLKLDANFQFAIEQALLAFLDIKNLLPIYINLNSTPLVEVSALQTKFDDNVKTRGTQKLKIGQRDSIAENELLKSFTNTDIKLRLDANRSLSVTQLEKILKDIPASLIEYIEEPFLDINEWQTFNRRSEFKLALDETVIENNFDVIFSKFRYSIKALILKPSYNSSISNIFKLLDNDSFKEIDLVLSSSYEPAQSLNTLLHLGHIINKKRGNDDLAHGLGTITQMQQQDLFSPQGTKVQAYTFSHFSL; translated from the coding sequence ATGAAAATCCTGATTGAAGAAGGTAGTACGCGTACCCACTATTTCAAAAACCAAATCCCTTGGAAAGGGCAACTTTACACTGAGACCTATTCAAAAGAACTCGACTTCTTCTTTATCGACAACACTAACCAGTACCAGATTCTTGGAGAGGTGAACCAACTTCCTCTATTTTGGAAGGATCAAAAACAGTCGTTACCAACTGAATTAGAACTCAGAAATCTTGCGTGTTTCGATCTAACAAAACCATACTTTAATTTGATTGATGATCTTAAGCTTGATGCCAATTTTCAATTTGCTATCGAACAAGCGCTTCTAGCATTCTTAGATATCAAAAACTTGCTACCAATATATATTAATCTGAATTCCACTCCTCTTGTAGAAGTCTCAGCGCTGCAGACCAAATTTGATGACAATGTCAAAACGAGAGGAACGCAGAAGTTAAAAATTGGTCAAAGAGATAGTATTGCGGAGAATGAACTACTCAAGTCTTTCACAAATACTGACATTAAGTTACGACTTGATGCGAACCGGTCACTTTCTGTGACTCAACTTGAAAAAATTTTAAAAGATATTCCTGCTTCATTGATTGAATATATTGAAGAGCCATTTCTAGACATAAATGAGTGGCAAACTTTCAATAGAAGAAGTGAATTTAAACTGGCGCTAGATGAAACAGTGATAGAAAATAATTTTGATGTAATTTTCTCAAAATTTAGATATTCAATAAAGGCACTTATATTAAAACCTAGTTACAATTCATCAATCTCAAATATTTTTAAATTACTAGATAATGATTCTTTCAAAGAAATAGATCTCGTACTAAGCTCAAGTTATGAACCCGCACAATCATTGAACACACTTCTACATTTGGGTCATATCATAAATAAAAAACGCGGAAATGATGATTTGGCGCATGGGCTTGGCACAATTACTCAAATGCAACAACAAGACCTATTTAGTCCACAAGGAACAAAGGTACAGGCATACACTTTTTCTCATTTTTCTTTATAA
- a CDS encoding 1,4-dihydroxy-2-naphthoate polyprenyltransferase, which yields MIKKLLSASRPKTLPASIGPVAMGLAIAYSHIGEINTLVAILTLLCAMFLQVSTNLINDYYDGVRGIDGEDRIGPTRETATGGLSKETVKKSFITTLLISFIIGIYLMCVGGPTIIAIGLSSILFAFIYTGGPLPLAYYGLGEILAFIFFGPVAVYGTYFLQTNQFHYAPIVMGCAPGLISAAIMAINNLRDIKSDSKTTKITLAILLGEKKARALVLIFVLLSSFVPFVDILYFSKKSTVIITSFTMYLFFKTWKAIAKDFIDEKFNNYLASTGKYLFLYGLVYAITLTLP from the coding sequence ATGATAAAAAAACTATTAAGTGCATCTCGACCAAAAACCTTACCAGCCTCAATCGGGCCTGTAGCAATGGGACTTGCAATAGCCTATTCGCACATTGGAGAAATTAATACTCTTGTCGCCATCTTAACACTTCTGTGCGCAATGTTTTTACAAGTTTCCACAAATCTCATCAATGACTATTACGATGGCGTGAGAGGAATCGATGGAGAAGACAGAATAGGCCCTACAAGAGAAACTGCGACAGGTGGGCTGAGTAAAGAAACTGTAAAGAAATCGTTTATTACTACACTACTAATTTCCTTCATCATTGGCATCTATCTTATGTGTGTTGGAGGACCAACAATCATTGCCATTGGACTTAGTTCTATTCTTTTCGCTTTCATTTACACAGGTGGTCCACTACCTCTCGCCTACTATGGACTTGGCGAAATTCTGGCATTTATTTTCTTTGGTCCGGTAGCTGTCTATGGAACTTACTTTTTACAAACCAATCAATTTCATTACGCACCGATAGTTATGGGCTGTGCTCCAGGTCTCATTAGTGCCGCGATCATGGCAATTAACAACCTTCGAGATATTAAAAGTGATTCAAAAACAACTAAAATCACACTAGCAATTCTTCTAGGGGAAAAGAAGGCCCGTGCACTTGTCCTAATCTTCGTATTACTTTCGTCATTTGTGCCATTCGTTGATATTCTCTACTTCTCGAAGAAATCGACTGTTATCATTACAAGTTTCACGATGTATCTTTTCTTTAAGACATGGAAAGCAATCGCGAAAGATTTTATAGACGAGAAATTTAATAATTACTTAGCAAGCACAGGTAAATATCTCTTTCTTTATGGGCTTGTGTACGCGATCACACTAACGCTACCATGA
- the menD gene encoding 2-succinyl-5-enolpyruvyl-6-hydroxy-3-cyclohexene-1-carboxylic-acid synthase: MSNILNENISRLWASMIVDEFAKNDVRDFYCAPGMRNAPILAASFYNESITPYSFIDERALSFRALGKAKKEQNPVALTCTSGTAMANFLPAVIEAYRSNLPLIIITADRPIELVKIDANQTINQIDIFKEFCCYTLALEAPSEALTPKRLRTLIATAIGRAKAHQRPVHINLPFREPIDATPELISESYLESAKETFHNSLSKNKTYFFNNFKLNAELEDLLKSATSPLLVFGKFDKQANGQDYIKALKEIDIPKYIDVTSGIKYHFNLEDNLNPSFDHSEVFEAYQRSKPDLIIHIGGRLVSKHYYRYQELNPQIKIIHVTDFDEDHDPGFSNNIKVICNPLSFLAEVKNLGLNSSPVINWKTFTNAKRDIIEENEISFPYLSKNIVEKTDVEIDLLIGNSTAIRSFDLYISADSHYPITVFSNRGVSGIEGFNATLCGLCDADDKAKVLVLGDISFMHDLNSLYMLKEMKDKNITIIIVNNKGGGIFELLPVAKERDFLHLLTTPHTNNFTDLLRAFDYIEYTKVQKKIEFNAIYSKALKQNKINFIEVELNEEINKAVYDKLKTVKM; encoded by the coding sequence ATGAGTAATATACTAAATGAAAACATCTCTCGCCTTTGGGCATCGATGATCGTTGACGAGTTCGCAAAGAATGACGTCAGAGATTTTTACTGTGCCCCAGGAATGCGAAATGCACCTATACTTGCAGCATCATTTTATAATGAGAGTATTACGCCATATAGCTTTATAGATGAGCGTGCACTTTCTTTTAGGGCGCTAGGAAAAGCAAAAAAGGAACAGAACCCTGTCGCTCTCACATGTACTTCTGGTACTGCGATGGCAAACTTTTTACCCGCTGTAATTGAGGCCTACCGTTCAAACCTCCCATTAATTATCATAACGGCCGATAGACCGATTGAATTAGTCAAAATAGATGCGAACCAAACAATTAATCAAATCGATATTTTTAAAGAGTTTTGTTGCTACACACTAGCACTAGAAGCTCCATCTGAGGCATTAACTCCAAAACGTCTTCGCACACTTATCGCAACGGCAATTGGTAGAGCAAAGGCCCACCAACGCCCTGTTCACATCAACCTCCCTTTTAGGGAACCAATTGATGCGACTCCTGAATTAATAAGCGAATCTTATCTTGAAAGTGCAAAAGAAACATTTCATAACTCACTTTCCAAGAATAAAACGTACTTCTTTAATAACTTCAAACTTAATGCCGAACTTGAAGACCTATTAAAATCGGCAACCTCACCGCTTCTTGTTTTTGGTAAATTTGATAAGCAAGCAAATGGCCAAGATTATATTAAAGCCCTTAAAGAGATCGACATTCCAAAGTATATTGATGTCACTAGTGGGATTAAGTATCACTTCAATCTCGAAGATAATCTCAATCCTTCATTTGATCACAGTGAAGTATTTGAGGCCTACCAAAGAAGTAAGCCAGATCTTATTATTCATATCGGTGGGCGTCTAGTTAGTAAACATTACTACCGCTACCAGGAACTAAATCCACAAATCAAAATCATCCACGTTACTGATTTTGACGAAGATCATGACCCTGGTTTTTCAAATAATATTAAAGTAATTTGCAATCCATTATCATTTCTGGCCGAAGTCAAAAATCTTGGACTAAACAGTTCCCCAGTCATCAACTGGAAAACCTTCACTAATGCCAAGAGAGATATCATCGAAGAAAATGAAATATCATTTCCATACCTCTCAAAGAATATCGTTGAGAAAACTGATGTCGAAATTGATCTACTTATTGGAAATTCAACTGCTATCAGGTCATTTGATCTCTACATTTCGGCAGACTCGCATTATCCAATTACTGTTTTTAGTAATCGCGGGGTTAGTGGTATAGAAGGTTTTAATGCAACTTTATGCGGCCTATGTGATGCTGACGACAAAGCAAAAGTTCTCGTGCTTGGCGATATCTCATTCATGCATGATCTGAATTCTCTTTATATGCTTAAGGAAATGAAAGATAAGAATATTACGATTATTATCGTCAACAATAAGGGTGGTGGAATTTTTGAACTTCTGCCAGTGGCAAAAGAGCGTGACTTTCTCCACCTACTAACAACCCCTCACACTAATAATTTCACTGATCTTCTAAGAGCTTTTGACTATATTGAATATACAAAAGTTCAAAAGAAAATTGAATTCAACGCGATTTATTCAAAGGCCTTAAAACAGAACAAAATTAACTTTATCGAAGTTGAGCTAAACGAAGAGATAAATAAGGCCGTATACGACAAACTTAAAACGGTAAAAATGTAA
- a CDS encoding isochorismate synthase MenF encodes MIKLSSLSTDLLKALKQGEQNITKGREFSQIILKTETTKLSSLITYFSADFKFYFKTKAEPSKELFALGSLSTFTSHTDKKVISNILKEHDFIKILGGERFNKKELTSSKEDKWEGLEEMLYFIPRIIFEENEIKINLRTNENLSAITIELLELLSTSNDRDEDNFILSSRLTPNQEEWSAMIAKAHFAFEEKIFDKVVLHRQEVVTFSNDINSEEEFTKLVKDQNSPSYLLYFKYEKSKAFMSVTPECLFRTNDGLLTIDSLAGTIARGITTEEDEALATKLLNDPKELSEHRFVTNYITNLLETNHGDKLSNLQKSGIETILKLKFVQHIHTTISANVEKGEDISLLTSLHPTPAVGGLPKKSAMDFILENETETRGFYAAPMGYFSKNESDMCVAIRCARVNSNEIAIYGGCGVVKESLALNEWNETAVKMQNFQKFLRINK; translated from the coding sequence GTGATTAAACTCTCATCCCTTAGCACAGACCTTTTAAAAGCACTGAAACAAGGTGAACAAAACATCACCAAGGGCAGAGAATTTTCACAAATAATTCTTAAGACAGAAACGACCAAGCTTTCAAGTTTGATCACATACTTTAGCGCTGATTTCAAATTCTATTTTAAAACCAAAGCTGAGCCATCAAAGGAGCTTTTTGCACTTGGAAGTCTCAGCACATTTACATCCCACACAGATAAAAAAGTAATCTCAAATATTCTTAAAGAACATGATTTCATCAAGATTTTAGGGGGCGAGAGATTTAACAAGAAAGAACTTACTTCATCCAAAGAAGATAAATGGGAAGGGCTCGAAGAGATGCTCTACTTTATCCCACGAATTATATTTGAAGAAAATGAAATTAAGATAAATCTTCGAACAAATGAAAACCTCTCGGCCATAACAATCGAATTACTTGAGCTTCTAAGCACTAGTAATGATAGAGACGAGGATAATTTCATTCTATCAAGTAGACTGACACCGAATCAAGAAGAGTGGTCTGCGATGATTGCAAAGGCACACTTCGCATTTGAAGAAAAAATCTTTGATAAGGTTGTTCTTCATCGTCAAGAGGTTGTCACTTTCTCTAACGATATCAACAGTGAAGAAGAGTTCACTAAGCTTGTAAAAGATCAAAACAGCCCAAGCTATCTACTCTACTTTAAGTATGAAAAGAGCAAGGCATTCATGTCAGTTACTCCAGAATGTCTCTTTAGAACTAATGATGGTCTACTAACAATTGATTCCCTTGCTGGAACAATTGCACGAGGAATCACCACTGAAGAAGATGAAGCACTTGCCACAAAGTTATTAAACGACCCGAAAGAATTATCAGAGCATCGCTTTGTAACAAATTACATTACTAATCTTCTAGAGACAAACCATGGCGACAAACTATCTAACTTACAAAAGTCAGGTATTGAAACAATATTAAAGTTAAAATTCGTACAGCATATTCATACCACAATTTCTGCAAACGTTGAAAAAGGAGAAGATATCTCACTTTTGACTTCATTACATCCAACACCAGCAGTTGGCGGACTTCCAAAGAAAAGTGCAATGGACTTCATCTTAGAAAATGAAACTGAAACTCGTGGTTTCTATGCTGCGCCAATGGGATATTTCTCTAAGAATGAGTCAGATATGTGTGTGGCAATTAGATGCGCAAGAGTCAACTCTAACGAAATCGCAATTTATGGAGGATGCGGAGTTGTTAAAGAATCCCTCGCTCTTAACGAGTGGAATGAGACTGCTGTAAAAATGCAAAACTTTCAAAAATTTTTGAGAATAAATAAATGA
- a CDS encoding putative lipoprotein, producing MKKLIPIAIILMALSSCSSYQVDKKNRSMASDPCAERYFVNEYNYFEYYEMCHDL from the coding sequence ATGAAAAAATTAATTCCAATAGCAATAATTTTAATGGCCCTTTCTTCTTGTTCTTCTTACCAAGTTGATAAGAAAAACCGTTCAATGGCAAGTGATCCGTGCGCTGAAAGATATTTCGTAAATGAGTACAATTATTTCGAGTATTACGAAATGTGCCATGATCTCTAA